One window of the Haloarcula halobia genome contains the following:
- a CDS encoding ATP-dependent DNA helicase, with amino-acid sequence MATTDDGYLRFFPYEEPYDHQREAMGTIYEALGDGRDVLFEGACGTGKTLASLVPALEHARETDKTVVITTNVHQQMRQFVADARAITDQERLRAVVFRGKGSMCHIDVDYQECQALRDTTRDLVDVEGDIADLERREGELLDEGQSGNAQAMEARSAVVDELRNLQDERDEIREERSVCDYYYQNLTVDTEAFYAWLYDDVRTPDDVYGYAHDQGLCGYELLKEGMDGVDLVVCNYHHLLDPTIREQFFRWLGRDPEDVVAVFDEAHNVESAARDHARRTLTETTLDQALDELEGVEDARVEAARNVIETFREALVETYEDSFGLGDRESVEEHWEDVTVANPDRRDDLTLSFLQGYSGPGFHAELDDAVDLGRELDERYLEQFKDGELDTRKECQTLQAAGFLADWLAESDEAGQYPVVSVRRDESTDEVYGRAELYTCIPEQVTRSLFDDLHAAVLMSATLRPFEVTENVVGLSDPVTMAYGAQFPAERRRTYAVDGPALFASKRDDPETQRTIARTLEDVVRFTPGNTLAFFPSYSEAERYHDMVAVSGTRYLDEPGKQARDLREAFVDDDGGVLFTSLWGTLAEGVSYDGDDARTVVVVGVPYPHLDDRMDAVQDAYETAFGDGEDEAGWRYAVEIPTVRKTRQALGRVVRSPEDFGARILLDKRYTEAAEMEMHDYAVRGAFPPEERSEMVDIDPQKLKFAMLNFYQDVDAYDGAPPKP; translated from the coding sequence GTGGCGACCACGGACGACGGCTACCTCCGGTTTTTCCCGTACGAGGAGCCCTACGACCACCAGCGCGAGGCGATGGGCACCATCTACGAGGCGCTGGGCGACGGGCGGGACGTCCTCTTCGAGGGAGCCTGTGGCACCGGCAAGACGCTGGCGTCGCTGGTTCCAGCGCTGGAACACGCCCGCGAGACGGACAAGACCGTCGTCATCACGACCAACGTCCACCAGCAGATGCGCCAGTTCGTCGCGGACGCCCGCGCCATCACGGACCAGGAGCGCCTGCGCGCGGTGGTCTTCCGCGGCAAGGGGTCGATGTGCCACATCGACGTCGACTACCAGGAGTGCCAGGCCCTGCGGGACACGACCCGCGACCTGGTCGACGTCGAGGGGGACATCGCCGACCTCGAACGGCGCGAGGGGGAACTCTTAGACGAGGGACAGTCGGGCAACGCCCAGGCCATGGAGGCCCGCAGCGCCGTCGTCGACGAACTTCGGAACCTGCAGGACGAGCGCGACGAGATTCGCGAGGAGCGCTCCGTCTGTGATTACTACTACCAGAACCTCACCGTCGACACCGAGGCGTTCTACGCCTGGCTCTACGACGACGTGCGCACGCCAGACGACGTCTACGGGTACGCCCACGACCAGGGCTTGTGCGGCTACGAGTTGCTGAAAGAGGGGATGGACGGCGTCGATCTGGTCGTCTGTAACTACCACCACCTGCTGGACCCGACCATCCGCGAGCAGTTCTTCCGGTGGCTCGGCCGCGACCCCGAGGACGTGGTCGCCGTCTTCGACGAGGCCCACAACGTCGAGTCCGCCGCGCGGGACCACGCCCGGCGCACGCTGACCGAGACCACGCTCGACCAGGCGCTCGACGAACTCGAGGGGGTCGAGGACGCCCGCGTCGAGGCGGCACGGAACGTCATCGAGACGTTCCGGGAGGCGCTGGTCGAGACCTACGAGGACAGTTTCGGGCTCGGCGACAGGGAATCGGTCGAGGAGCACTGGGAGGACGTCACCGTCGCCAACCCGGACCGCAGGGACGACCTGACGCTTTCCTTCCTCCAGGGGTACTCCGGCCCGGGCTTCCACGCGGAGCTCGACGACGCCGTCGACCTGGGCCGCGAACTCGACGAACGGTACCTCGAACAGTTCAAGGACGGCGAACTGGACACCCGCAAGGAGTGTCAGACCCTGCAGGCGGCGGGGTTCCTCGCCGACTGGCTGGCCGAGTCCGACGAGGCGGGCCAGTATCCCGTCGTGAGCGTCCGACGCGACGAGTCGACCGACGAGGTGTACGGCCGGGCGGAACTCTACACGTGCATCCCCGAGCAGGTCACCCGGTCGCTGTTCGACGACCTGCACGCAGCGGTCCTGATGAGCGCCACCCTGCGTCCCTTCGAGGTCACCGAGAACGTCGTCGGCCTCTCGGACCCGGTGACGATGGCCTACGGCGCGCAGTTCCCCGCGGAGCGCCGGCGGACCTACGCCGTCGACGGGCCAGCGCTGTTCGCGAGCAAGCGCGACGACCCCGAGACCCAGCGGACCATCGCCCGCACGCTCGAAGACGTCGTCCGCTTCACGCCGGGCAACACGCTCGCCTTCTTCCCCTCCTACAGCGAGGCCGAGCGGTATCATGACATGGTCGCCGTCAGCGGGACCCGCTACCTGGACGAACCCGGGAAGCAGGCCCGCGACCTCCGGGAGGCGTTCGTCGACGACGACGGCGGCGTCCTCTTTACCTCGCTGTGGGGGACGCTGGCCGAGGGGGTCAGTTACGACGGCGACGACGCCCGGACCGTCGTTGTGGTCGGCGTCCCGTACCCGCACCTCGACGACCGGATGGACGCCGTCCAGGACGCCTACGAGACGGCCTTCGGCGACGGCGAGGACGAGGCTGGGTGGCGCTACGCCGTCGAGATTCCCACGGTCCGGAAGACCCGTCAGGCGCTCGGACGGGTGGTCCGTTCGCCCGAGGACTTCGGAGCCCGCATCCTGCTGGACAAGCGCTACACCGAGGCCGCCGAGATGGAGATGCACGACTACGCCGTCCGGGGGGCCTTCCCGCCCGAAGAGCGCAGTGAGATGGTCGACATCGACCCCCAGAAACTGAAGTTCGCGATGCTGAACTTCTACCAGGACGTGGACGCGTACGACGGGGCACCGCCGAAGCCGTAG
- a CDS encoding acetate--CoA ligase translates to MTGESHDIRAPELRALQRRGRDDPAGLWAEVASDLHWSEPWDSVLETDGPGEFEWFTGGKTNVSYNAVDRHVENGDGNRAALVFETGEREGNEVYTYTELLHEVERTAGMLRSFGVEHGDTVTVYMPMCPEAVFAMLACARIGAVHSVVFGGFGAAALADRIELADASLLLTADVGYRNGDEVDLKAIVDRSLDEYDAAGDRIEDVVVLQRGDDTALHERDTAWSEAVERGQDEDTSHVETAATDPAFILPTSGTTGKPKGTVHQHGGYQVHVYAMSQWMFDLDPPDTWFATSDIGWIVGHSYIVYAPLLVGCTTVVYEGVPTYPDAGVWWDVVERHGVTEIFTAPTAIRALSGFDDAYHERAELASLEAVFSAGEPLNPPAWEWLQEEVLDDEVPVIDHMWQTETAGPIIGNPYGIDLVPIRPGAAGVALPGIQVSVTDFDGDPVDPGTEGALVVEQPFPGLTPTLWEGHDRYLKEYWRAIDGKYWVGDAVSMDADGYFWFSGRADEVITIAGHRVGPTDLEDALVSHDAVVEAAVVGKPDPEKTEVAAAFVVTRETVAPDDDLREELVGNVREQVGAFAVVGELKFVDQLPKTRSGKIMRRTIRDIMLDADLGDLSTIEDPDAVDTVEEATDDIEVEAPDE, encoded by the coding sequence ATGACAGGGGAGAGCCACGATATCCGCGCACCAGAACTGCGAGCCCTCCAGCGACGAGGGCGGGACGATCCGGCGGGCCTGTGGGCCGAGGTGGCGTCGGACCTCCACTGGTCCGAGCCGTGGGACAGCGTCCTCGAGACCGACGGCCCCGGTGAGTTCGAGTGGTTCACCGGCGGGAAGACGAACGTGAGTTACAACGCCGTCGACCGGCACGTCGAGAACGGCGACGGGAACCGGGCGGCGCTGGTCTTCGAGACCGGCGAGCGCGAGGGCAACGAGGTCTACACCTACACCGAACTGCTCCACGAGGTCGAGCGCACGGCGGGCATGTTGCGCTCGTTCGGCGTCGAGCACGGCGACACCGTGACCGTCTACATGCCGATGTGCCCGGAGGCCGTCTTCGCCATGCTGGCCTGTGCCCGCATCGGAGCCGTCCACTCGGTGGTCTTCGGCGGGTTCGGGGCCGCGGCCCTGGCCGACCGCATCGAACTGGCCGACGCCTCGCTGCTCCTGACGGCGGACGTCGGCTACCGGAACGGCGACGAGGTCGACCTGAAGGCCATCGTCGACCGCTCGCTCGACGAGTACGACGCCGCTGGCGACCGCATCGAGGACGTGGTGGTCCTCCAGCGGGGCGACGACACGGCGCTGCACGAGCGCGACACTGCCTGGAGCGAGGCCGTCGAGCGCGGACAGGACGAGGACACGAGCCACGTCGAGACGGCGGCGACCGACCCCGCCTTCATCCTCCCGACCTCGGGGACGACGGGCAAGCCCAAGGGGACCGTCCACCAGCACGGCGGCTACCAGGTCCACGTCTACGCGATGTCCCAGTGGATGTTCGACCTCGATCCCCCGGACACGTGGTTCGCCACCTCCGACATCGGCTGGATCGTCGGCCACTCCTACATCGTCTACGCGCCGCTGCTCGTGGGCTGTACCACCGTCGTCTACGAGGGGGTCCCGACGTACCCCGACGCCGGCGTCTGGTGGGACGTCGTCGAACGCCACGGCGTCACCGAGATCTTCACCGCGCCGACCGCCATCCGTGCGCTGTCCGGCTTCGACGACGCGTACCACGAGCGGGCCGAGCTCGCCTCGCTGGAGGCGGTCTTCTCGGCGGGCGAACCGCTCAACCCGCCCGCCTGGGAGTGGCTCCAGGAGGAGGTCCTCGACGACGAGGTGCCCGTCATCGACCACATGTGGCAGACCGAGACCGCGGGCCCGATCATCGGAAACCCCTACGGCATCGACCTCGTGCCAATCCGGCCCGGCGCTGCGGGGGTCGCGCTCCCCGGCATCCAGGTGTCGGTGACGGACTTCGACGGCGACCCGGTCGACCCCGGTACCGAGGGGGCGCTGGTCGTCGAACAGCCGTTCCCCGGGCTCACGCCGACGCTCTGGGAAGGGCACGACCGCTACCTCAAGGAGTACTGGCGGGCCATCGACGGGAAGTACTGGGTCGGGGACGCCGTCTCGATGGACGCGGACGGCTACTTCTGGTTCAGCGGCCGGGCCGACGAGGTCATCACCATCGCCGGCCACCGCGTCGGCCCGACCGACTTAGAGGACGCCCTGGTGAGCCACGACGCCGTCGTCGAGGCCGCCGTCGTCGGCAAGCCCGACCCCGAGAAGACCGAGGTGGCGGCCGCCTTCGTCGTCACCCGCGAGACAGTGGCGCCAGACGACGACCTCCGCGAGGAACTCGTCGGGAACGTCCGCGAGCAGGTCGGCGCGTTCGCCGTCGTCGGCGAGTTGAAGTTCGTCGACCAGCTGCCGAAGACCCGCTCGGGCAAGATCATGCGCCGGACCATCCGGGACATCATGCTCGACGCGGACCTGGGCGACCTCTCGACCATCGAGGACCCCGACGCCGTCGACACCGTCGAGGAAGCGACCGACGACATCGAGGTGGAGGCACCCGACGAGTAG
- a CDS encoding cation diffusion facilitator family transporter — protein sequence MAGSKSVVLAALFANGAIAILKFAGFLLTGSAAMLSETYHSISDTGNQVFLLIGIRYSGRESDRQHPFGYGKAQFFYSFLVSVFLFGIAGWESLKHGWTQLTAAGHGGGHSGSIEFLFISYQPPAWLDPLWVNYSVLVAAFAFETYALVKARAEMQRQMKRNDWSGYREAFRKTSDVTTLTALTEDTVALAGITIALVGLFLEQQTGMAFFDNLSALLIGILLMGFALALAWENKRLLLGESLPADEERRLREVVLDHGSVVEIIDFRTVYFGPNRVVVSADVTFDPDLDTEDLDDHITAIEAALKERNGDVRTVYIEPEV from the coding sequence ATGGCAGGCAGTAAGTCAGTCGTCCTCGCCGCGCTGTTCGCCAACGGGGCCATCGCGATCCTGAAGTTCGCCGGGTTCCTGCTGACCGGGAGCGCCGCCATGCTCTCGGAGACGTACCACAGCATCTCCGACACCGGCAATCAGGTGTTCCTCCTCATCGGAATCCGGTACAGCGGCCGGGAGAGCGACAGGCAACACCCCTTCGGCTACGGGAAGGCACAGTTCTTCTACAGCTTTCTGGTCTCGGTGTTCCTCTTTGGCATCGCCGGCTGGGAGAGCCTGAAACACGGCTGGACCCAGCTGACAGCGGCTGGCCACGGCGGCGGTCACTCCGGGAGCATCGAGTTCCTCTTCATCAGTTACCAGCCCCCCGCGTGGCTCGACCCGCTGTGGGTCAACTACTCCGTGCTCGTCGCCGCCTTCGCCTTCGAGACCTACGCCCTGGTGAAGGCCCGCGCCGAGATGCAACGCCAGATGAAGCGCAACGACTGGAGCGGCTACCGCGAGGCCTTCCGCAAGACCAGCGACGTGACGACGCTGACGGCACTGACCGAGGACACCGTCGCGCTGGCCGGCATCACCATCGCACTCGTCGGCCTCTTCCTCGAGCAACAGACCGGGATGGCCTTCTTCGACAACCTCTCGGCCCTGCTCATCGGGATCCTGCTGATGGGCTTTGCGCTCGCGCTGGCATGGGAGAACAAGCGCCTCCTGCTGGGCGAGAGTCTCCCGGCCGACGAGGAGCGACGCCTGCGTGAGGTCGTCCTCGACCACGGGAGCGTCGTCGAGATAATCGACTTCCGGACGGTGTACTTCGGCCCCAACCGGGTCGTCGTCTCGGCGGACGTCACCTTCGACCCGGACCTCGATACCGAGGACCTGGACGACCACATCACGGCCATCGAAGCCGCGTTGAAGGAGCGAAACGGCGACGTCAGGACAGTCTACATCGAACCTGAGGTGTAG
- a CDS encoding metallophosphoesterase translates to MLTVVSDTHGTDSHRLDGRTLAAVRAADHVVHAGDFTTETVLDAVAAEAESLTAVYGNNDAAGVRARLADVATFAWSDRTVVVVHGHEHTETALGLLARQEDADVVVVGHSHRPTLSDLDGRLLVNPGSYADPRRYRPAHAELTVDDGLLRAKLRGPDGTTHSEVTRTE, encoded by the coding sequence GTGCTCACCGTCGTCTCCGACACCCACGGCACCGACAGCCACCGACTCGACGGCCGGACGCTCGCGGCCGTCCGGGCAGCCGACCACGTCGTCCACGCGGGCGATTTCACGACCGAGACGGTCCTCGACGCCGTCGCGGCCGAAGCCGAGTCGCTGACCGCCGTCTACGGGAACAACGATGCGGCCGGGGTCCGCGCCCGCCTCGCCGACGTCGCGACGTTCGCGTGGAGCGACCGCACCGTCGTGGTCGTCCACGGCCACGAACACACCGAGACGGCCCTGGGCCTGCTCGCCCGACAGGAGGACGCCGACGTCGTCGTCGTGGGCCACTCACACCGGCCGACGCTCTCCGACCTGGACGGTCGTCTGCTGGTCAATCCCGGGTCCTACGCCGACCCACGGCGCTATCGCCCGGCCCACGCCGAACTCACCGTCGACGACGGACTACTCCGGGCGAAACTGCGTGGCCCCGACGGGACGACGCACTCGGAGGTCACGCGAACGGAGTGA
- a CDS encoding ArsR/SmtB family transcription factor, producing the protein MSLLPSRDPAIPDAEPRVIGVDSEDADDVLSALSAETARKLLSELNREPSPPGELADRVDTSLQNAQYHLKKLKKAGAVEIVDTAYSEKGREMDVYAPANQPLVICAGDEQETSGLRAALANFLGGLAIVGLASLLVQQVFGAGLFAGPTVRSGSADTASRDPSFYLENGTVADGGTETALGAVDAATQGSTAVAGGLSPGLAFFAGGAFVLVALVAIWYVR; encoded by the coding sequence ATGTCGTTACTGCCCTCTCGGGATCCGGCGATACCGGACGCCGAACCCCGGGTCATCGGGGTCGACAGCGAAGACGCTGACGACGTGTTGTCGGCCCTCTCGGCAGAGACTGCGCGGAAGCTGCTGTCGGAACTCAACCGCGAACCCTCACCGCCGGGCGAGCTGGCCGACCGCGTCGACACCTCGTTGCAGAACGCCCAGTACCACCTGAAGAAACTCAAGAAGGCCGGCGCCGTCGAGATCGTCGACACGGCCTACTCCGAGAAGGGCAGGGAGATGGACGTCTACGCCCCGGCGAACCAGCCCCTGGTCATCTGTGCCGGCGACGAGCAAGAGACCTCCGGGTTGCGAGCGGCGCTGGCGAACTTCCTGGGTGGCCTCGCCATCGTCGGCCTGGCGAGCCTGCTCGTCCAGCAGGTGTTCGGGGCCGGCCTCTTCGCCGGGCCGACGGTCCGCAGCGGGAGCGCGGACACGGCGAGCCGGGACCCGAGCTTCTACCTCGAGAACGGCACCGTCGCCGACGGTGGGACCGAGACCGCACTCGGGGCGGTCGACGCCGCCACACAGGGCAGTACGGCGGTCGCGGGCGGGCTCTCACCGGGGCTCGCCTTCTTCGCCGGCGGGGCGTTCGTCCTCGTCGCGCTGGTCGCCATCTGGTACGTCCGGTAA
- a CDS encoding aminopeptidase: protein MDPRIREHAEVVVDHSLDLSEGDDLVIDAHPVSEDLVVALHELAADRGVNPLVVQDRLGERYTRAYLRNRDEFETPDHVMALYEEMDAYIAIRGSANVTETSDVDPETNAAYQQAQRPLLDERLSKPWCLTQYPAAANAQLAQMSTEGYENFVWDAVNKDWDAVREHQSQMVDILDPADEVHIVSGETTDIRMSVAGNPTLNDYGERNLPGGEVFTAPVTESVEGEVLFDKPLYHQGREITGVSLRFENGEVVAHSAEKNEDLLTEVLNTDEGARYLGELGIGMNRNIDRFTYNMLFDEKMGDTVHMAVGRAYEDTVGEENEQNESAVHVDMIVDMSEDSYIEVDDERVQEDGTFVFEE from the coding sequence ATGGACCCGCGCATCCGTGAACACGCAGAAGTCGTCGTCGACCATTCGCTGGATCTGAGCGAGGGCGACGACCTGGTCATCGATGCCCACCCCGTCTCGGAGGACCTGGTCGTCGCACTGCACGAGCTCGCCGCCGACCGCGGCGTGAACCCCTTGGTCGTCCAGGATCGCCTTGGCGAACGCTACACTCGCGCGTACCTGCGCAACCGCGACGAGTTCGAGACGCCCGACCACGTGATGGCGCTCTACGAGGAGATGGACGCCTACATCGCCATCCGCGGGAGCGCCAACGTCACCGAGACCAGCGACGTCGACCCCGAGACCAACGCCGCCTACCAGCAGGCCCAGCGCCCCCTGCTGGACGAACGGCTCTCGAAGCCCTGGTGTCTCACCCAGTACCCCGCGGCGGCCAACGCCCAGCTGGCCCAGATGTCCACCGAGGGTTACGAGAACTTCGTCTGGGACGCCGTCAACAAGGACTGGGACGCCGTCAGGGAACACCAGTCCCAGATGGTCGACATCCTCGACCCGGCCGACGAGGTCCACATCGTCTCCGGCGAGACCACCGATATCCGGATGTCCGTCGCCGGCAACCCCACCCTGAACGACTACGGCGAGCGTAACCTCCCCGGCGGCGAGGTCTTTACTGCCCCCGTCACCGAGAGCGTCGAGGGCGAGGTCCTGTTCGACAAGCCGCTGTACCACCAGGGTCGCGAGATAACCGGGGTCTCGCTCCGGTTCGAGAACGGCGAAGTCGTCGCCCACAGCGCCGAGAAGAACGAGGACCTCCTGACAGAGGTGCTGAACACCGACGAGGGCGCCCGTTACCTGGGCGAGCTCGGCATCGGGATGAACCGCAACATCGACCGGTTCACCTACAACATGCTGTTCGACGAGAAGATGGGCGACACCGTCCACATGGCGGTCGGCCGGGCCTACGAAGACACCGTCGGCGAGGAGAACGAACAGAACGAGTCGGCCGTCCACGTCGACATGATCGTCGACATGAGCGAGGATTCCTACATCGAGGTCGACGACGAACGCGTCCAGGAGGACGGGACGTTCGTGTTCGAGGAGTAG
- a CDS encoding YccF domain-containing protein, which produces MSDQPSLLVRAVWFVFVGWWATGLWLSVAWLLNVTIVGIPLGIKMINRVPFVLTLKRRDPLVVKSGRGAQHSLPVRAVWFLLVGWWASGVWLGVAYGLSLTVVGLPLAIWMYNKLPYIVSLYAY; this is translated from the coding sequence ATGAGCGATCAACCCTCCCTCCTCGTCCGCGCGGTGTGGTTCGTCTTCGTCGGCTGGTGGGCGACCGGCCTCTGGCTGTCGGTCGCGTGGCTGTTGAACGTCACCATCGTCGGCATCCCGCTCGGTATCAAGATGATAAACCGGGTCCCGTTCGTGTTGACCCTGAAGCGTCGTGACCCGCTCGTCGTCAAGAGCGGCCGCGGAGCACAGCACTCACTCCCGGTCCGTGCGGTGTGGTTCCTGCTGGTTGGCTGGTGGGCCAGCGGCGTCTGGCTGGGCGTCGCGTACGGTCTCTCGCTGACCGTCGTGGGCCTCCCGCTGGCCATCTGGATGTACAACAAGCTGCCGTACATCGTTTCGCTCTACGCGTACTGA
- a CDS encoding zinc ribbon domain-containing protein, with amino-acid sequence MALGQVELALRVAAGVFVIVTPTLLFLGLWNWLESIRDDELIQRAHRRTKHREQTESGSWRLDAAAMTAAATGDRIPDGMTSCASCGAHNRTDMTYCQECLGKLSR; translated from the coding sequence ATGGCACTCGGGCAGGTGGAACTGGCACTCCGGGTCGCGGCCGGCGTCTTCGTCATCGTCACGCCGACGTTACTGTTTCTCGGCCTGTGGAACTGGCTCGAGTCGATTCGGGACGACGAACTCATCCAGCGGGCCCACAGACGGACGAAACACAGAGAGCAGACCGAGTCGGGGTCCTGGCGGCTCGACGCCGCGGCGATGACGGCCGCGGCTACGGGCGACCGGATTCCCGACGGGATGACCTCGTGTGCGAGCTGTGGGGCGCACAACCGCACGGACATGACCTACTGTCAGGAGTGTCTGGGCAAGCTCTCGAGGTGA
- a CDS encoding DUF1109 domain-containing protein gives MNFDIDSGKLLYALGVLFAAAALLYFVRDVVFGLSITVKAALLLLAFVVFFVTGVAVQRDVLDVVAFALSGIAYVVFVGYVVVRYDPGETGTFLLLAASAAVFLGLGYGLRVRELTVSRRTATAVVAALVVLSTVLIGVDAVGGGVTYDLETESSVTVDPPPRSPDRGYVPVEVTIGTVTASNEFVFTRALDRPDLRGCLLGVPDPPTRELWVGYESTAFEQGNTIRGQTTLTFDVRADVLVDVNRTEPLGYAVERGEDCESERTSPTLLVWVEDGRD, from the coding sequence ATGAACTTCGACATCGACAGCGGCAAACTCCTCTACGCGCTGGGCGTGCTCTTTGCGGCCGCGGCGCTGCTGTACTTCGTCCGCGACGTGGTGTTCGGTCTCTCGATTACGGTGAAGGCCGCCCTGCTGTTGCTCGCGTTCGTCGTCTTCTTCGTCACCGGCGTGGCGGTCCAGCGCGACGTCCTGGACGTGGTCGCGTTCGCCCTGTCGGGCATCGCCTACGTCGTCTTCGTCGGCTACGTCGTCGTCCGGTACGACCCCGGCGAGACCGGAACCTTCCTCCTGCTCGCCGCCTCCGCAGCCGTCTTCCTGGGGCTCGGGTACGGCCTCCGGGTGCGCGAGCTGACGGTGTCGCGCCGGACTGCAACCGCCGTCGTCGCCGCCCTCGTGGTCCTGAGTACGGTCCTGATCGGCGTCGACGCCGTCGGCGGCGGGGTGACCTATGACCTCGAGACGGAGTCGTCGGTCACCGTCGACCCGCCGCCGCGTAGCCCGGACCGGGGGTACGTGCCGGTGGAGGTCACTATCGGGACGGTCACCGCCAGCAACGAGTTCGTCTTCACGCGAGCCCTCGACCGTCCGGACCTGCGTGGCTGTCTCCTCGGGGTCCCCGACCCGCCCACCCGGGAGCTCTGGGTCGGCTACGAATCGACCGCCTTCGAACAGGGCAACACTATCCGCGGACAGACGACGCTCACGTTCGACGTCCGGGCGGACGTGCTGGTCGACGTCAACCGGACCGAGCCGCTGGGCTACGCGGTCGAACGGGGCGAGGACTGCGAGAGCGAGCGAACGTCGCCGACGCTCCTGGTCTGGGTCGAGGACGGTCGGGACTGA
- a CDS encoding radical SAM protein, which produces MISEGCEQCAKGGKMVLFVYGYCDQRDCFYCPLGENRKNVTQVYANERPVEADSDVIEEAKRMSALGTSITGGEPQEALDRTCRYLELLKDEFGEDHHTHLYTGITGGRENMRRLSEAGLDEIRFHPPLELWGDLHGTEWEDILYIAREEGLTPAFEIPGIRAEAEFLEFLDEGAADFCNINEFEMSDGNYRRMQEAGFELKEDHMSAVEGSHDILETMGDHEKVYFCTSVFKDAAQHRSRLKRMARNIRREFDDVTEDGTLVYGKAWIGEARLEELGVPEEFYAVKSDHVELAWWLLEEMVEEGDVPKGEIVEQYPTYDGTVVERTPLSGPGAGSRATADD; this is translated from the coding sequence ATGATCTCCGAGGGCTGCGAACAGTGCGCCAAGGGCGGCAAGATGGTGCTGTTCGTCTACGGCTACTGTGACCAGCGGGACTGCTTCTACTGTCCCCTCGGGGAGAACCGCAAGAACGTCACCCAGGTGTACGCCAACGAGCGGCCCGTCGAGGCCGATTCGGACGTCATCGAGGAGGCCAAGCGCATGAGCGCGCTGGGCACCTCGATCACGGGTGGCGAACCGCAGGAGGCCCTCGACCGGACCTGTCGCTACCTGGAACTCCTGAAAGACGAATTCGGCGAGGACCACCACACGCACCTCTATACGGGCATCACCGGCGGCCGGGAGAACATGCGCCGCCTCTCGGAGGCGGGCCTCGACGAGATTCGCTTCCACCCACCACTCGAGTTGTGGGGCGACCTCCACGGCACCGAGTGGGAAGACATCCTCTACATCGCTCGCGAGGAGGGCCTGACCCCGGCCTTCGAGATCCCCGGCATCCGCGCCGAGGCGGAGTTCCTGGAGTTCCTAGACGAGGGCGCGGCGGACTTCTGTAACATCAACGAGTTCGAGATGTCCGACGGGAACTACCGCCGGATGCAGGAGGCGGGCTTCGAACTCAAGGAGGACCACATGAGCGCCGTCGAGGGGAGCCACGACATCTTAGAGACGATGGGCGACCACGAGAAGGTCTACTTCTGTACGAGCGTCTTCAAGGACGCCGCCCAGCACCGCTCGCGGCTCAAGCGGATGGCCCGCAACATCCGCCGGGAGTTCGACGACGTGACCGAGGACGGCACGCTCGTCTACGGAAAAGCCTGGATTGGCGAGGCCCGACTCGAAGAACTCGGCGTCCCCGAGGAGTTCTACGCCGTCAAGTCCGACCACGTCGAACTGGCCTGGTGGCTCTTAGAGGAGATGGTCGAGGAGGGCGACGTGCCGAAAGGGGAGATCGTCGAGCAGTACCCGACCTACGACGGGACCGTCGTCGAGCGGACGCCGCTGTCCGGGCCAGGCGCTGGGTCGCGAGCGACGGCGGACGACTGA